In Gallaecimonas xiamenensis 3-C-1, one DNA window encodes the following:
- a CDS encoding winged helix-turn-helix domain-containing protein yields MRYSLGDFSVDTRHLKLGREGAMVGLDARMAKLLDLLFAAYPQSCSRSFLLERLWPDTVVSDWSLSRLVSDFRKLCQDNGQQQPLIQTLKGRGYRLDSLVWEAQQGSAAPAISARGRWRLPTLASLGALVLAMAAGLGWQKIPSAPLQIGEPADALGRILWVDDHPENNTTERRYLQAKGIGTYTARSTEEALTILAMHNHDAVITDMGRGDDVLAGMRLVEAMRERGDKTPVFVYTILPSHTKVRLVQEKGAQGIAFDSASLYQQILPLFEEPTQPALALSALER; encoded by the coding sequence ATGCGATATAGCCTAGGTGATTTCTCAGTGGATACCCGCCACCTCAAACTGGGGCGGGAAGGGGCCATGGTGGGGTTGGATGCCCGCATGGCAAAGCTGCTGGACCTGCTCTTTGCCGCCTACCCGCAAAGCTGTAGCCGCAGCTTCCTGCTGGAGCGGCTCTGGCCTGACACCGTGGTGTCGGACTGGTCCCTGTCCCGGCTGGTCAGCGACTTTCGCAAACTCTGCCAGGACAACGGCCAGCAACAACCCCTGATCCAAACCCTCAAGGGCCGGGGTTACCGCCTCGACAGCCTGGTCTGGGAAGCCCAGCAAGGGTCTGCTGCCCCGGCCATCAGCGCCAGGGGGCGCTGGCGGCTGCCGACCTTGGCCAGCCTTGGGGCCCTGGTATTGGCCATGGCCGCCGGGCTGGGTTGGCAAAAAATCCCTTCCGCCCCGCTGCAAATAGGCGAACCGGCCGACGCCCTTGGGCGCATCCTCTGGGTCGACGACCACCCCGAAAACAACACCACCGAGCGCCGTTACCTGCAAGCCAAGGGCATCGGGACCTACACAGCCCGCAGCACCGAAGAAGCCCTGACCATACTGGCCATGCACAACCATGACGCGGTGATCACCGACATGGGCCGTGGGGACGACGTGCTGGCCGGCATGCGCCTGGTGGAAGCCATGCGCGAGCGGGGAGACAAAACCCCGGTGTTTGTCTACACCATACTGCCCTCCCACACCAAGGTGCGGCTGGTACAGGAAAAGGGGGCCCAGGGTATCGCCTTTGACTCGGCCAGCCTTTACCAGCAGATATTGCCGCTCTTTGAAGAGCCGACCCAGCCGGCCCTGGCCCTGTCGGCCCTGGAGCGCTGA